A stretch of the Equus quagga isolate Etosha38 chromosome 9, UCLA_HA_Equagga_1.0, whole genome shotgun sequence genome encodes the following:
- the ARMC6 gene encoding armadillo repeat-containing protein 6 isoform X1 has translation MASKRITQETFDAAVLENIEEFEMGSEEAVKEAVEQFESQGVDLSNIVKMAPRVSAGGPQEPTHDILQALDNLQESVAHSGPQEVSAHLARFCEQCKQQKACRFLAAQKGAYPILLATWKLAAVGDQGLLLQALNALSALTDGQPDLLDAQGLQLLVATLAQNADVADLTCSGIRCVRHACLKHEQNRQSLVKAGVLPLLTGAIVRHSHCADVVKEACWALRIMTFDDDIRVPFGHAHDHAKMIVQENGGLKVLIEAAKAFPDNPSVLSELCSTLSRLAVRNEFCQMVVDLGGLSVLVALLADRSNHQDLVKQVLSALRAIAGNDDVKDAIVRAGGTESIVAAMTQHLASPQVPIPGGTQGGAEGLESQVCEQSCAALCVLALRKPENSRVIVEGGGALAALEAMKAHPQEAGVQKQACMLIRNLVARSQAFSQPLLDLGAEALISQARATHRDCEDVAKAALRDLGCHVELRELWTGQKGNLAP, from the exons ATGGCCTCCAAGCGCATCACCCAGGAGACCTTCGATGCGGCTGTTCTTGAGAACATTGAGGAGTTCGAGATGGGATCGGAGGAGGCAGTGAAAGAGGCCGTGGAGCAGTTTGAATCCCAAG gggTTGATCTGAGCAACATTGTAAAGATGGCGCCCAGAGTCTCTGCAGGTGGACCCCAGGAGCCCACACACGACATCCTGCAG GCCCTGGACAACCTCCAGGAGTCCGTGGCCCACTCTGGCCCTCAGGAGGTGTCAGCGCACCTTGCCCGCTTTTGTGAGCAGTGCAAGCAGCAGAAGGCCTGCCGCTTCCTGGCAGCCCAGAAGGGGGCCTACCCCATCCTCCTTGCTACCTGGAAGCTGGCCGCAGTGGGTGACCAGGGCCTCCTGCTCCAGGCCCTCAATGCTCTGTCAGCCCTGACCGATGGCCAGCCTGACCTCCTGGATGCCCAAGGCCTGCAGTTGCTTGTGGCCACGCTGGCCCAGAATGCTGATGTGGCTGATCTGACCTGCTCTGGGATCCGCTGCGTGCGCCATGCCTGCCTGAAGCACGAGCAGAATCGGCAGAGCCTGGTGAAGGCTGGCGTGCTGCCCCTGCTGACTGGTGCCATTGTCCGGCACAGCCACTGTGCCGATGTGGTCAAGGAGGCCTGCTGGGCCCTCCGCATCATGACCTTTGATGACGACATCCGTGTGCCCTTTGGCCACGCCCATGACCACGCCAAGATGATTGTGCAGGAGAATGGAGGCTTGAAGGTGCTCATTGAGGCCGCCAAAG CATTCCCTGACAACCCCAGCGTGCTGAGCGAGCTCTGCAGCACCCTGTCCCGCCTGGCCGTGCGCAACGAGTTCTGCCAGATGGTCGTCGACCTCGGGGGCCTCAGTGTCCTAGTGGCCCTGCTGGCTGACCGCAGCAACCACCAG GACCTTGTGAAGCAAGTGCTGAGCGCCCTGCGGGCCATCGCGGGCAATGATGATGTGAAGGATGCCATCGTCCGTGCTGGTGGGACGGAGTCCATCGTGGCTGCCATGACTCAGCACTTGGCCAGCCCCCAGGTACCCATCCCAGGGGGCACACAAGGTGGAGCGGAGGGGCTGGAGTCCCAG GTGTGTGAGCAGAGCTGCGCAGCCCTGTGCGTCCTGGCTCTGCGCAAGCCAGAGAACAGCCGGGTCATCGTGGAGGGCGGCGGGGCCCTGGCTGCACTGGAGGCCATGAAGGCACACCCACAGGAGGCTGGCGTGCAG AAACAGGCCTGCATGCTGATTCGTAACCTGGTGGCCCGCAGCCAGGCCTTCTCACAGCCCCTCCTGGACCTGGGGGCTGAGGCGCTCATCTCGCAGGCCCGTGCCACTCACCGAGACTGTGAGGATGTGGCCAAGGCCGCCCTGCGGGACCTGGGCTGCCATGTCGAGCTCCGAGAGCTGTGGACCGGCCAGAAGGGCAACCTGGCACCATGA
- the ARMC6 gene encoding armadillo repeat-containing protein 6 isoform X2, with the protein MASKRITQETFDAAVLENIEEFEMGSEEAVKEAVEQFESQGVDLSNIVKMAPRVSAGGPQEPTHDILQALDNLQESVAHSGPQEVSAHLARFCEQCKQQKACRFLAAQKGAYPILLATWKLAAVGDQGLLLQALNALSALTDGQPDLLDAQGLQLLVATLAQNADVADLTCSGIRCVRHACLKHEQNRQSLVKAGVLPLLTGAIVRHSHCADVVKEACWALRIMTFDDDIRVPFGHAHDHAKMIVQENGGLKVLIEAAKAFPDNPSVLSELCSTLSRLAVRNEFCQMVVDLGGLSVLVALLADRSNHQDLVKQVLSALRAIAGNDDVKDAIVRAGGTESIVAAMTQHLASPQVCEQSCAALCVLALRKPENSRVIVEGGGALAALEAMKAHPQEAGVQKQACMLIRNLVARSQAFSQPLLDLGAEALISQARATHRDCEDVAKAALRDLGCHVELRELWTGQKGNLAP; encoded by the exons ATGGCCTCCAAGCGCATCACCCAGGAGACCTTCGATGCGGCTGTTCTTGAGAACATTGAGGAGTTCGAGATGGGATCGGAGGAGGCAGTGAAAGAGGCCGTGGAGCAGTTTGAATCCCAAG gggTTGATCTGAGCAACATTGTAAAGATGGCGCCCAGAGTCTCTGCAGGTGGACCCCAGGAGCCCACACACGACATCCTGCAG GCCCTGGACAACCTCCAGGAGTCCGTGGCCCACTCTGGCCCTCAGGAGGTGTCAGCGCACCTTGCCCGCTTTTGTGAGCAGTGCAAGCAGCAGAAGGCCTGCCGCTTCCTGGCAGCCCAGAAGGGGGCCTACCCCATCCTCCTTGCTACCTGGAAGCTGGCCGCAGTGGGTGACCAGGGCCTCCTGCTCCAGGCCCTCAATGCTCTGTCAGCCCTGACCGATGGCCAGCCTGACCTCCTGGATGCCCAAGGCCTGCAGTTGCTTGTGGCCACGCTGGCCCAGAATGCTGATGTGGCTGATCTGACCTGCTCTGGGATCCGCTGCGTGCGCCATGCCTGCCTGAAGCACGAGCAGAATCGGCAGAGCCTGGTGAAGGCTGGCGTGCTGCCCCTGCTGACTGGTGCCATTGTCCGGCACAGCCACTGTGCCGATGTGGTCAAGGAGGCCTGCTGGGCCCTCCGCATCATGACCTTTGATGACGACATCCGTGTGCCCTTTGGCCACGCCCATGACCACGCCAAGATGATTGTGCAGGAGAATGGAGGCTTGAAGGTGCTCATTGAGGCCGCCAAAG CATTCCCTGACAACCCCAGCGTGCTGAGCGAGCTCTGCAGCACCCTGTCCCGCCTGGCCGTGCGCAACGAGTTCTGCCAGATGGTCGTCGACCTCGGGGGCCTCAGTGTCCTAGTGGCCCTGCTGGCTGACCGCAGCAACCACCAG GACCTTGTGAAGCAAGTGCTGAGCGCCCTGCGGGCCATCGCGGGCAATGATGATGTGAAGGATGCCATCGTCCGTGCTGGTGGGACGGAGTCCATCGTGGCTGCCATGACTCAGCACTTGGCCAGCCCCCAG GTGTGTGAGCAGAGCTGCGCAGCCCTGTGCGTCCTGGCTCTGCGCAAGCCAGAGAACAGCCGGGTCATCGTGGAGGGCGGCGGGGCCCTGGCTGCACTGGAGGCCATGAAGGCACACCCACAGGAGGCTGGCGTGCAG AAACAGGCCTGCATGCTGATTCGTAACCTGGTGGCCCGCAGCCAGGCCTTCTCACAGCCCCTCCTGGACCTGGGGGCTGAGGCGCTCATCTCGCAGGCCCGTGCCACTCACCGAGACTGTGAGGATGTGGCCAAGGCCGCCCTGCGGGACCTGGGCTGCCATGTCGAGCTCCGAGAGCTGTGGACCGGCCAGAAGGGCAACCTGGCACCATGA